The following proteins are co-located in the Microcystis wesenbergii NRERC-220 genome:
- a CDS encoding low-complexity tail membrane protein, which translates to MKSEPFLWIHLAGLAALPIFLQIAWIGLAVGDPLPFLWLEWLFLGAIAIVPVFWMQWTKPFDIFSLLLVALKPSQLTPEQLKILSLFQRPRHRLLTLLGVVLLILIAWPIYNFAPLAAAVAAYLPQWRLLGLAIAGIALLLSHLFLQVPLSVLGVLATKESDWTAAEALVIERIPELFTIVGLKVNKII; encoded by the coding sequence ATGAAATCAGAACCTTTTTTGTGGATTCATCTGGCAGGGTTAGCGGCTTTGCCAATCTTTTTACAAATCGCTTGGATTGGTTTAGCTGTGGGCGATCCCTTGCCTTTTCTTTGGCTAGAATGGCTATTTCTGGGAGCGATCGCCATCGTCCCCGTTTTTTGGATGCAGTGGACAAAACCTTTTGATATCTTTAGTCTTTTGTTGGTTGCTCTGAAACCGAGTCAACTCACCCCCGAACAGTTAAAAATTCTCTCTCTTTTTCAACGTCCTCGCCATCGTCTTCTTACTCTTTTGGGAGTCGTCCTCTTAATTCTCATCGCTTGGCCAATCTACAATTTTGCCCCTCTAGCGGCTGCCGTGGCCGCCTATCTCCCCCAATGGCGGCTTTTAGGTTTAGCAATCGCTGGGATCGCTCTCCTCTTAAGTCACCTATTTCTACAGGTTCCCCTGAGTGTTCTCGGGGTTTTAGCCACGAAGGAAAGTGACTGGACAGCCGCAGAAGCTTTAGTTATTGAGCGCATTCCTGAGTTATTTACCATTGTTGGTCTAAAAGTTAATAAAATTATCTAA
- a CDS encoding carbonic anhydrase — protein sequence MYRRELLQFIGSQALFGAINPEFAWNYQNIDHWGELSRNYRLCTTGKQQTPIDLSIVTEKELYHPTFNYRPVPLKIRHNGRTILVQTEKGGTMSFHGENWDLLQFHFHHPSEHRIKGQSFPLEIHLVHRNGRGNLAVVGILAEIGAFNPYLQTIWDYLPREPSPEMIIPDTWVNAGLLLPENSDFYEYRGSLSTPPCSEDVLWLVWQNAIKISPQQLQQLAAIFPRNARNIQPLNGRSILHS from the coding sequence ATGTATAGACGAGAATTACTGCAATTTATAGGCTCTCAGGCTCTTTTTGGGGCTATTAATCCAGAATTTGCTTGGAATTACCAAAATATTGACCATTGGGGCGAATTATCAAGGAATTATCGCCTCTGCACCACGGGAAAGCAACAAACACCGATCGATCTGAGTATAGTGACTGAAAAAGAGCTATACCACCCCACCTTTAATTATCGTCCTGTACCCCTAAAAATTCGCCATAACGGTCGTACAATCTTAGTTCAGACCGAAAAAGGTGGAACCATGAGTTTTCACGGCGAAAACTGGGATTTATTGCAGTTCCATTTTCATCACCCCAGCGAACATCGGATTAAAGGTCAGTCTTTCCCTCTGGAAATTCATTTAGTGCATCGAAATGGGAGGGGAAATTTAGCAGTTGTGGGCATCTTAGCCGAAATTGGTGCTTTTAATCCCTATTTACAAACCATTTGGGATTATTTGCCCCGAGAACCTTCTCCTGAAATGATTATCCCCGATACTTGGGTCAATGCCGGGCTTTTACTGCCAGAAAATAGCGATTTTTATGAATATCGGGGGTCTTTGTCCACTCCCCCCTGTAGCGAGGATGTTCTCTGGTTAGTCTGGCAAAATGCGATCAAAATTTCTCCCCAACAACTGCAACAATTGGCCGCAATTTTTCCCCGTAATGCGAGGAATATTCAACCCTTAAACGGGCGCTCGATCCTGCATTCCTAG